The following coding sequences lie in one Oryctolagus cuniculus chromosome 7, mOryCun1.1, whole genome shotgun sequence genomic window:
- the CRYBG2 gene encoding beta/gamma crystallin domain-containing protein 2 isoform X3 codes for MAERRGGLRARLTRLLAGLGVRRGRRGQMTSQEARSRDRPWGGQSCPDLAQGWGSTSDVSLKAQAQSHSEWDLQAGSPGDFWLWKQRHISERVTEPLGRLARPAVGSASDLASWTSLEPEGLVLAVASAEPPDARDPSHPGPAPGHSEQGSPGCTCLHPPHTAAEAPLVEPAGNLQGAPLLPRPASFPRSVGAKGDPSTTGPTLPEPAQTLCAGASARRTRYHITVTLQGRGQAPGAEGEEPARPAPRPCGPEESRGWQEPPQGPRPITGCPRDPPWQPGLRAGPHQGNTAQWQELQAGRTPGSPRGRELDGSGARTPQDRGPGPNMEEAGGSPARAETQVVNATLTWWQRPPAPEEVRHRFHKVSLVSGAGKEASPEEIFECSLRREEVNGFATREEESVTEQGPREAAGPRNFQSHGPIFSRQYVPPPKEKRPVGRPKEAVDQSDGRLPAPRTEPPGMGATARTEFLVPLPGPREPSPHPAVGLRNLRVTRTVRTTTMVGGHVDRRVSSSVTVGPVLSSEALPRGRNVARAIRAVVVSPAADGGPSRSQALELLSSLVPAERSPPASRLPRPTAIVPRSPGLGGIGRAALGQLPETRAAEPQDNSALAPAGSPAAAPASQSQDVPAALPGQEQARAQDSEACELHRGQEASSPTQLPVQTSGHAPVPSSSRLQMQSPSLGLVHPPEQPVVPTPPGAQPPPHALPPAKKEGFSDALMATVPPTVKSEVVIVPGPPLAPSSAGSKAGPSPGHLSPPSSPRGEFGQDATQVPISSLARKEQAARGPGAPLGPPPNQEEVVEDAPGTPPPKPSKVVGDPEGSSSPQTEGVQGVADSLAPSLTKEGTTVEGSAAPAPPPPQQDKPCLGSEGSPLVSPTQKEVAQDSGASAVPFPTQTEVVQDPAGPLAPSSSADQVAPGPGSTPSPMPAVAEASVESQLVPDSTEGKTLREPSREEDELALAADLEIFLDTLRSMEPPEILRTHRLPRAPRASYLAMYATLPAIEEDQPGPWVLGPSPQEVPGLEEKEQEKEVGKEEVEEEEEPENPYLSDDEKLQRRQEKAKPSPSWDPRPARPSQGSCSPLEMMKKHVAGAKGPQPELGPDAQAGSRRTSRLGGSLIFGSLVPATKETPKLEPLGTKLSALPPHGAPGVRKVPGQLPLLCSESPSAGKTTRARQPEGWSPALKSQGKLNTRPGKVILFSEPGCQGNRREVWEDVADASGWAPVASIRVVRGCWVLYEEPEFRGRKLVLPEGDVELRAPEPAWSTHGIGSLRRVVRDYRTPEISLFPEEGFKGESMKLVEALKDPQDLEKPLQVASAIVSAGLWLLYPKPFFEDTPYILEPGEYPTVEAWGASDPSVGSLKPVRLGCPSVEKPGEPRAVVYEAPGFQGRSWEVSRDIYDLQQPEDSQSPQLASVGSLRILGGCWVGYEKEGFRGHQYLLEEGEYADWSHWGGYDELLTSLRVIRTDFGDPAVVLFEAMDFEGHGVEVSAAWPDVELVQHGPRTQAIHVLSGVWVAYEAVGFSGEQYVLEKGVYRNCDDWGAGNSALASLQPVLQVGEHDLHFVSKIQLFSGPGFLGDHISFEEDQACLPASFQPQSCRVLGGRFVYLKVRVAHREMERQRERDILDLLVHSPTGRNSQSCADPKPGARSIFWVSHMGAGAQGFGASSTAIPGHSRELDWK; via the exons ATGGCCGAGCGGCGCGGGGGCCTGAGGGCCCGCCTGACTCGCCTCCTGGCCGGACTAGGGGTCCGCAGGGGGCGCAGGGGGCAGATGACCTCGCAGGAGGCCAGATCCCGGGATag GCCCTGGggtggccagagctgccctgaccTGGCGCAAGGCTGGGGCAGCACCAGCGATGTCAGCCTCAAG GCTCAAGCCCAGAGCCACTCAGAGTGGGACCTTCAGGCAGGGAGCCCTGGTGATTTCTGGCTTTGGAAGCAGCGACACATCTCAGAGCGGGTGACTGAGCCCCTGGGGCGCCTCGCACGGCCAGCTGTTGGCAGCGCCTCTGACCTGGCCAGCTGGACCTCCCTGGAGCCGGAGGGTCTGGTGTTGGCAGTGGCATCGGCAGAGCCCCCCGATGCCAGGGACCCCTCTCACCCGGGACCTGCTCCTGGACATTCGGAACAAGGATCcccaggctgcacctgcctgCACCCCCCGCACACAGCTGCAGAGGCCCCTCTGGTGGAGCCGGCCGGCAACCTGCAAGGCGCACCCCTGCTGCCCCGCCCAGCATCCTTCCCCAGGTCAGTGGGGGCAAAGGGCGATCCCAGCACCACGGGACCAACCCTGCCAGAGCCGGCCCAGACCCTGTGCGCCGGTGCCTCGGCCAGGAGGACCCGCTACCACATCACTGTCACCCTGCAGGGGCGTGGGCAGGCTCCTGGGGCGGAGGGCGAGGAACCGGCCCGACCAGCTCCCCGCCCCTGCGGCCCTGAGgaatccaggggctggcaggagCCTCCCCAGGGGCCCCGCCCCATCACGGGGTGCCCGAGAGACCCGCCCTGGCAGCCGGGGCTGAGAGCCGGCCCGCATCAGGGGAACACGGCCCagtggcaggagctccaggccgGCCGAACACCTGGGTCCCCACGCGGACG ggagctggacggcaGTGGGGCAAGGACGCCTCAGGACAGGGGGCCGGGGCCCAACATGGAGGAGGCAGGGGGGTCCCCGGCCCGGGCCGAGACCCAAGTGGTCAATGCCACGCTGACGTGGTGGCAGCGGCCCCCTGCCCCGGAAGAGGTCAGACACCGTTTCCACAAGGTGTCCCTGGTGTCAGGGGCCGGGAAGGAAGCCTCCCCGGAGGAGATATTTGAGTGCAGCCTCCGTCGAGAGGAAGTGAATGGCTTTGCTACGCGGGAAGAAGAGAGCGTGACCGAGCAAGGCCCTCGGGAGGCAGCCGGCCCCAGGAACTTCCAAAGCCACGGGCCCATCTTTTCCAGGCAGTATGTACCACCCCCCAAGGAGAAAAGGCCGGTGGGGCGGCCCAAGGAGGCTGTGGACCAGAGCGATGGCCGCCTCCCGGCTCCCAGAACTGAGCCACCGGGCAtgggggccacagccaggactgagttcttggtgcccctccctgggccccggGAGCCAAGTCCCCACCCAGCTGTGGGGCTCCGGAACCTGCGGGTGACACGCACAGTACGGACCACCACCATGGTGGGAGGGCACGTGGACCGCCGGGTGAGCAGCTCTGTGAccgtggggccggtgctgtccAGCGAGGCTCTGCCAAGAGGCCGCAACGTGGCCCGTGCGATCCGGGCGGTGGTGGTGAGCCCTGCGGCAGACGGCGGCCCCAGCCGCAGCCAGGCCCTGGAGCTGCTCAGTAGCCTGGTGCCTGCGGAGCGCAGTCCACCTGCCAGTCGCCTCCCCAGACCCACAGCCATCGTGCCAAGGAGTCCGGGCCTGGGTGGCATAGGGAGGGCAGCCCTGGGACAGCTGCCTGAGACCAGGGCAGCCGAGCCACAGGACAactctgccctggcccctgcaggcAGCCCAGCGGCTGCTCCCGCATCTCAGAGCCAGGATGTGCCTGCAGCCCTCCCAGGGCAAGAGCAGGCCAGAGCCCAGGATTCCGAGGCCTGTGAGCTCCACAGGGGGCAGGAAGCCTCCAGCCCCACTCAGCTCCCTGTGCAGACTTCTGGTCACGCCCCAGTCCCCTCCTCTTCCAGGCTCCAGATGCAAAGCCCCTCCTTGGGCCTGGTCCACCCTCCAGAGCAGCCTGTGGTGCCCACtccccctggggcccagccccctccccacgctCTGCCCCCTGCCAAAAAGGAAGGGTTCAGCGATGCCCTCATGGCCACCGTCCCGCCCACAGTGAAGAGCGAGGTTGTCATTGTTCCTGGACCACCTCTTGCCCCATCCTCGGCAGGAAGTaaggctgggcccagcccaggacaTCTTTCTCCTCCATCGTCCCCGCGGGGTGAGTTTGGTCAGGACGCCACACAGGTCCCTATCTCCTCCCTCGCTCGAAAGGAGCAGGCAGCTCGgggccctggggctcctcttggCCCACCGCCCAACCAGGAAGAGGtagtggaggatgctcctggcaccccaccccccaagccaAGCAAGGTTGTCGGGGACCCAGAAGGCAGCTCCAGCCCACAAACGGAGGGGGTGCAGGGTGTTGCAGACAGCCTCGCCCCCTCCCTCACCAAAGAAGGGACCACCGTAGAGGGCTCAGCTGCCccggccccccctcccccgcaacAAGATAAGCCTTGCCTGGGCTCTGAAGGGAGCCCCCTCGTGTCTCCCACCCAAAAAGAGGTTGCTCAGGACTCTGGTGCTTCTGCTGTCCCATTTCCCACCCAGACAGAGGTTGTCCAGGACCCTGCCGGTCCCCttgccccctcctcctcagcgGACCAGGTAGCCCCCGGCCCAGGAAGTACCCCCAGTCCAATGCCAGCGGTAGCAGAGGCTAGCGTGGAGTCCCAGCTTGTCCCCGACTCCACCGAGGGCAAGACGCTCCGAGAGCCATCAAGGGAGGAGGATGAGTTGGCCTTGGCCGCAGACCTGGAGATTTTCCTGGACACCCTGCGGAGCATGGAGCCCCCCGAGATCCTCCGCACTCACCGGCTGCCACGAGCCCCCCGCGCCTCCTACCTGGCCATGTATGCCACACTCCCTGCCATCGAGGAGGAccagcctgggccctgggtgctgggtcccagcccccaggaggtgcctggcctggaagagaaggagcaggagaaggaggtgggaaaggaggaggtagaggaggaggaggaaccagAGAACCCCTACCTGAGTGACGACGAGAAGCTCCAGCGCAGGCAGGAGAAAGCcaagcccagcccctcctgggacCCGCGccctgccaggcccagccagggctctTGCTCGCCTCTGGAGATGATGAAGAAGCACGTAGCAGGTGCCAAGGGCCCCCAGCCGGAGCTGGGGCCGGACGCTCAGGCCGGCAGCAGGCGCACTTCCCGGCTCGGAGGCAGCCTTATCTTTGGCAGTCTAGTGCCTGCCACCAAGGAGACCCCGAAGCTGGAACCACTGGGCACAAAGCTATCCGCTCTGCCACCCCATGGGGCACCAGGCGTCAGAAAGGTGCCGGGGCAGTTGCCTCTGCTGTGCAGTGAGAGCCCCTCGGCAGGGAAGACCACACGTGCCCGGCAGCCGGAGGGGTGG AGCCCAGCACTGAAGAGCCAGGGCAAGCTGAACACCCGGCCTGGGAAG GTCATCCTCTTCTCTGAGCCCGGCTGCCAGGGCAACCGCAGGGAGGTCTGGGAAGACGTCGCGGATGCTTCGGGCTGGGCCCCCGTGGCTTCCATAAGGGTAGTGCGAGGCTG CTGGGTGCTGTACGAAGAGCCAGAGTTCCGGGGCCGGAAGCTGGTCCTGCCTGAAGGTGATGTGGAGCTCAGGGCCCCGGAGCCAGCCTGGAGCACCCATGGCATTGGCTCCCTAAGGAGGGTTGTCCGG GATTACCGCACCCCAGAGATCAGCCTCTTCCCCGAGGAGGGCTTCAAGGGGGAAAGCATGAAGTTGGTGGAGGCCTTGAAGGACCCCCAGGACCTGGAGAAGCCCCTGCAGGTGGCATCTGCCATTGTCTCTGCCGGACT gtGGCTGCTGTACCCCAAACCATTCTTTGAAGATACCCCCTACATCCTGGAGCCTGGCGAGTACCCCACCGTGGAGGCCTGGGGTGCATCGGACCCCAGTGTGGGCTCCCTGAAGCCCGTGAGATTG GGCTGCCCAAgcgtggagaagccaggagaaccAAGG GCTGTGGTGTACGAGGCTCCGGGTTTTCAGGGCCGGAGCTGGGAAGTGAGCAGAGATATCTACGACCTCCAGCAGCCAGAGGACAGCCAGAGCCCCCAGCTGGCCTCTGTGGGGTCCCTGCGCATTCTTGGAGGCTG CTGGGTGGGCTATGAGAAAGAGGGCTTCCGGGGACACCAGTACCTGCTGGAGGAGGGGGAATACGCAGACTGGTCACACTGGGGAGGCTATGACGAGCTGCTGACCTCGCTGCGGGTGATCCGAACA GACTTCGGGGACCCGGCCGTGGTGCTGTTTGAGGCCATGGACTTCGAGGGGCACGGCGTGGAGGTGAGCGCGGCGTGGCCGGACGTGGAGCTAGTGCAACACGGCCCCCGCACCCAGGCCATCCACGTGCTCAGTGGCGT GTGGGTGGCCTATGAGGCGGTGGGCTTTTCTGGGGAGCAGTACGTGCTGGAGAAGGGCGTGTACCGCAACTGCGACGACTGGGGCGCGGGCAACAGCGCCCTCGCCTCGCTgcagccggtgctgcag gtCGGAGAGCACGACCTGCACTTTGTCTCCAAG ATCCAGCTCTTCTCCGGCCCCGGCTTCCTGGGCGACCACATCTCCTTCGAGGAGGACCaggcctgtctgcctgcctccttCCAGCCGCAGTCCTGCCGTGTCCTCGGCGGCAG
- the CRYBG2 gene encoding beta/gamma crystallin domain-containing protein 2 isoform X2 — MAERRGGLRARLTRLLAGLGVRRGRRGQMTSQEARSRDRPWGGQSCPDLAQGWGSTSDVSLKAQAQSHSEWDLQAGSPGDFWLWKQRHISERVTEPLGRLARPAVGSASDLASWTSLEPEGLVLAVASAEPPDARDPSHPGPAPGHSEQGSPGCTCLHPPHTAAEAPLVEPAGNLQGAPLLPRPASFPRSVGAKGDPSTTGPTLPEPAQTLCAGASARRTRYHITVTLQGRGQAPGAEGEEPARPAPRPCGPEESRGWQEPPQGPRPITGCPRDPPWQPGLRAGPHQGNTAQWQELQAGRTPGSPRGRELDGSGARTPQDRGPGPNMEEAGGSPARAETQVVNATLTWWQRPPAPEEVRHRFHKVSLVSGAGKEASPEEIFECSLRREEVNGFATREEESVTEQGPREAAGPRNFQSHGPIFSRQYVPPPKEKRPVGRPKEAVDQSDGRLPAPRTEPPGMGATARTEFLVPLPGPREPSPHPAVGLRNLRVTRTVRTTTMVGGHVDRRVSSSVTVGPVLSSEALPRGRNVARAIRAVVVSPAADGGPSRSQALELLSSLVPAERSPPASRLPRPTAIVPRSPGLGGIGRAALGQLPETRAAEPQDNSALAPAGSPAAAPASQSQDVPAALPGQEQARAQDSEACELHRGQEASSPTQLPVQTSGHAPVPSSSRLQMQSPSLGLVHPPEQPVVPTPPGAQPPPHALPPAKKEGFSDALMATVPPTVKSEVVIVPGPPLAPSSAGSKAGPSPGHLSPPSSPRGEFGQDATQVPISSLARKEQAARGPGAPLGPPPNQEEVVEDAPGTPPPKPSKVVGDPEGSSSPQTEGVQGVADSLAPSLTKEGTTVEGSAAPAPPPPQQDKPCLGSEGSPLVSPTQKEVAQDSGASAVPFPTQTEVVQDPAGPLAPSSSADQVAPGPGSTPSPMPAVAEASVESQLVPDSTEGKTLREPSREEDELALAADLEIFLDTLRSMEPPEILRTHRLPRAPRASYLAMYATLPAIEEDQPGPWVLGPSPQEVPGLEEKEQEKEVGKEEVEEEEEPENPYLSDDEKLQRRQEKAKPSPSWDPRPARPSQGSCSPLEMMKKHVAGAKGPQPELGPDAQAGSRRTSRLGGSLIFGSLVPATKETPKLEPLGTKLSALPPHGAPGVRKVPGQLPLLCSESPSAGKTTRARQPEGWSPALKSQGKLNTRPGKVILFSEPGCQGNRREVWEDVADASGWAPVASIRVVRGCWVLYEEPEFRGRKLVLPEGDVELRAPEPAWSTHGIGSLRRVVRDYRTPEISLFPEEGFKGESMKLVEALKDPQDLEKPLQVASAIVSAGLWLLYPKPFFEDTPYILEPGEYPTVEAWGASDPSVGSLKPVRLGCPSVEKPGEPRAVVYEAPGFQGRSWEVSRDIYDLQQPEDSQSPQLASVGSLRILGGCWVGYEKEGFRGHQYLLEEGEYADWSHWGGYDELLTSLRVIRTDFGDPAVVLFEAMDFEGHGVEVSAAWPDVELVQHGPRTQAIHVLSGVWVAYEAVGFSGEQYVLEKGVYRNCDDWGAGNSALASLQPVLQVGEHDLHFVSKIQLFSGPGFLGDHISFEEDQACLPASFQPQSCRVLGGSWILFGEEDFQGEQHVLSEGEFPTLTAMGCLTSTVLGSLRKVPLHFSEPSVFLYGLECFEGKEMELTREVRSLQAEGFNNHVLSVRVQGGV; from the exons ATGGCCGAGCGGCGCGGGGGCCTGAGGGCCCGCCTGACTCGCCTCCTGGCCGGACTAGGGGTCCGCAGGGGGCGCAGGGGGCAGATGACCTCGCAGGAGGCCAGATCCCGGGATag GCCCTGGggtggccagagctgccctgaccTGGCGCAAGGCTGGGGCAGCACCAGCGATGTCAGCCTCAAG GCTCAAGCCCAGAGCCACTCAGAGTGGGACCTTCAGGCAGGGAGCCCTGGTGATTTCTGGCTTTGGAAGCAGCGACACATCTCAGAGCGGGTGACTGAGCCCCTGGGGCGCCTCGCACGGCCAGCTGTTGGCAGCGCCTCTGACCTGGCCAGCTGGACCTCCCTGGAGCCGGAGGGTCTGGTGTTGGCAGTGGCATCGGCAGAGCCCCCCGATGCCAGGGACCCCTCTCACCCGGGACCTGCTCCTGGACATTCGGAACAAGGATCcccaggctgcacctgcctgCACCCCCCGCACACAGCTGCAGAGGCCCCTCTGGTGGAGCCGGCCGGCAACCTGCAAGGCGCACCCCTGCTGCCCCGCCCAGCATCCTTCCCCAGGTCAGTGGGGGCAAAGGGCGATCCCAGCACCACGGGACCAACCCTGCCAGAGCCGGCCCAGACCCTGTGCGCCGGTGCCTCGGCCAGGAGGACCCGCTACCACATCACTGTCACCCTGCAGGGGCGTGGGCAGGCTCCTGGGGCGGAGGGCGAGGAACCGGCCCGACCAGCTCCCCGCCCCTGCGGCCCTGAGgaatccaggggctggcaggagCCTCCCCAGGGGCCCCGCCCCATCACGGGGTGCCCGAGAGACCCGCCCTGGCAGCCGGGGCTGAGAGCCGGCCCGCATCAGGGGAACACGGCCCagtggcaggagctccaggccgGCCGAACACCTGGGTCCCCACGCGGACG ggagctggacggcaGTGGGGCAAGGACGCCTCAGGACAGGGGGCCGGGGCCCAACATGGAGGAGGCAGGGGGGTCCCCGGCCCGGGCCGAGACCCAAGTGGTCAATGCCACGCTGACGTGGTGGCAGCGGCCCCCTGCCCCGGAAGAGGTCAGACACCGTTTCCACAAGGTGTCCCTGGTGTCAGGGGCCGGGAAGGAAGCCTCCCCGGAGGAGATATTTGAGTGCAGCCTCCGTCGAGAGGAAGTGAATGGCTTTGCTACGCGGGAAGAAGAGAGCGTGACCGAGCAAGGCCCTCGGGAGGCAGCCGGCCCCAGGAACTTCCAAAGCCACGGGCCCATCTTTTCCAGGCAGTATGTACCACCCCCCAAGGAGAAAAGGCCGGTGGGGCGGCCCAAGGAGGCTGTGGACCAGAGCGATGGCCGCCTCCCGGCTCCCAGAACTGAGCCACCGGGCAtgggggccacagccaggactgagttcttggtgcccctccctgggccccggGAGCCAAGTCCCCACCCAGCTGTGGGGCTCCGGAACCTGCGGGTGACACGCACAGTACGGACCACCACCATGGTGGGAGGGCACGTGGACCGCCGGGTGAGCAGCTCTGTGAccgtggggccggtgctgtccAGCGAGGCTCTGCCAAGAGGCCGCAACGTGGCCCGTGCGATCCGGGCGGTGGTGGTGAGCCCTGCGGCAGACGGCGGCCCCAGCCGCAGCCAGGCCCTGGAGCTGCTCAGTAGCCTGGTGCCTGCGGAGCGCAGTCCACCTGCCAGTCGCCTCCCCAGACCCACAGCCATCGTGCCAAGGAGTCCGGGCCTGGGTGGCATAGGGAGGGCAGCCCTGGGACAGCTGCCTGAGACCAGGGCAGCCGAGCCACAGGACAactctgccctggcccctgcaggcAGCCCAGCGGCTGCTCCCGCATCTCAGAGCCAGGATGTGCCTGCAGCCCTCCCAGGGCAAGAGCAGGCCAGAGCCCAGGATTCCGAGGCCTGTGAGCTCCACAGGGGGCAGGAAGCCTCCAGCCCCACTCAGCTCCCTGTGCAGACTTCTGGTCACGCCCCAGTCCCCTCCTCTTCCAGGCTCCAGATGCAAAGCCCCTCCTTGGGCCTGGTCCACCCTCCAGAGCAGCCTGTGGTGCCCACtccccctggggcccagccccctccccacgctCTGCCCCCTGCCAAAAAGGAAGGGTTCAGCGATGCCCTCATGGCCACCGTCCCGCCCACAGTGAAGAGCGAGGTTGTCATTGTTCCTGGACCACCTCTTGCCCCATCCTCGGCAGGAAGTaaggctgggcccagcccaggacaTCTTTCTCCTCCATCGTCCCCGCGGGGTGAGTTTGGTCAGGACGCCACACAGGTCCCTATCTCCTCCCTCGCTCGAAAGGAGCAGGCAGCTCGgggccctggggctcctcttggCCCACCGCCCAACCAGGAAGAGGtagtggaggatgctcctggcaccccaccccccaagccaAGCAAGGTTGTCGGGGACCCAGAAGGCAGCTCCAGCCCACAAACGGAGGGGGTGCAGGGTGTTGCAGACAGCCTCGCCCCCTCCCTCACCAAAGAAGGGACCACCGTAGAGGGCTCAGCTGCCccggccccccctcccccgcaacAAGATAAGCCTTGCCTGGGCTCTGAAGGGAGCCCCCTCGTGTCTCCCACCCAAAAAGAGGTTGCTCAGGACTCTGGTGCTTCTGCTGTCCCATTTCCCACCCAGACAGAGGTTGTCCAGGACCCTGCCGGTCCCCttgccccctcctcctcagcgGACCAGGTAGCCCCCGGCCCAGGAAGTACCCCCAGTCCAATGCCAGCGGTAGCAGAGGCTAGCGTGGAGTCCCAGCTTGTCCCCGACTCCACCGAGGGCAAGACGCTCCGAGAGCCATCAAGGGAGGAGGATGAGTTGGCCTTGGCCGCAGACCTGGAGATTTTCCTGGACACCCTGCGGAGCATGGAGCCCCCCGAGATCCTCCGCACTCACCGGCTGCCACGAGCCCCCCGCGCCTCCTACCTGGCCATGTATGCCACACTCCCTGCCATCGAGGAGGAccagcctgggccctgggtgctgggtcccagcccccaggaggtgcctggcctggaagagaaggagcaggagaaggaggtgggaaaggaggaggtagaggaggaggaggaaccagAGAACCCCTACCTGAGTGACGACGAGAAGCTCCAGCGCAGGCAGGAGAAAGCcaagcccagcccctcctgggacCCGCGccctgccaggcccagccagggctctTGCTCGCCTCTGGAGATGATGAAGAAGCACGTAGCAGGTGCCAAGGGCCCCCAGCCGGAGCTGGGGCCGGACGCTCAGGCCGGCAGCAGGCGCACTTCCCGGCTCGGAGGCAGCCTTATCTTTGGCAGTCTAGTGCCTGCCACCAAGGAGACCCCGAAGCTGGAACCACTGGGCACAAAGCTATCCGCTCTGCCACCCCATGGGGCACCAGGCGTCAGAAAGGTGCCGGGGCAGTTGCCTCTGCTGTGCAGTGAGAGCCCCTCGGCAGGGAAGACCACACGTGCCCGGCAGCCGGAGGGGTGG AGCCCAGCACTGAAGAGCCAGGGCAAGCTGAACACCCGGCCTGGGAAG GTCATCCTCTTCTCTGAGCCCGGCTGCCAGGGCAACCGCAGGGAGGTCTGGGAAGACGTCGCGGATGCTTCGGGCTGGGCCCCCGTGGCTTCCATAAGGGTAGTGCGAGGCTG CTGGGTGCTGTACGAAGAGCCAGAGTTCCGGGGCCGGAAGCTGGTCCTGCCTGAAGGTGATGTGGAGCTCAGGGCCCCGGAGCCAGCCTGGAGCACCCATGGCATTGGCTCCCTAAGGAGGGTTGTCCGG GATTACCGCACCCCAGAGATCAGCCTCTTCCCCGAGGAGGGCTTCAAGGGGGAAAGCATGAAGTTGGTGGAGGCCTTGAAGGACCCCCAGGACCTGGAGAAGCCCCTGCAGGTGGCATCTGCCATTGTCTCTGCCGGACT gtGGCTGCTGTACCCCAAACCATTCTTTGAAGATACCCCCTACATCCTGGAGCCTGGCGAGTACCCCACCGTGGAGGCCTGGGGTGCATCGGACCCCAGTGTGGGCTCCCTGAAGCCCGTGAGATTG GGCTGCCCAAgcgtggagaagccaggagaaccAAGG GCTGTGGTGTACGAGGCTCCGGGTTTTCAGGGCCGGAGCTGGGAAGTGAGCAGAGATATCTACGACCTCCAGCAGCCAGAGGACAGCCAGAGCCCCCAGCTGGCCTCTGTGGGGTCCCTGCGCATTCTTGGAGGCTG CTGGGTGGGCTATGAGAAAGAGGGCTTCCGGGGACACCAGTACCTGCTGGAGGAGGGGGAATACGCAGACTGGTCACACTGGGGAGGCTATGACGAGCTGCTGACCTCGCTGCGGGTGATCCGAACA GACTTCGGGGACCCGGCCGTGGTGCTGTTTGAGGCCATGGACTTCGAGGGGCACGGCGTGGAGGTGAGCGCGGCGTGGCCGGACGTGGAGCTAGTGCAACACGGCCCCCGCACCCAGGCCATCCACGTGCTCAGTGGCGT GTGGGTGGCCTATGAGGCGGTGGGCTTTTCTGGGGAGCAGTACGTGCTGGAGAAGGGCGTGTACCGCAACTGCGACGACTGGGGCGCGGGCAACAGCGCCCTCGCCTCGCTgcagccggtgctgcag gtCGGAGAGCACGACCTGCACTTTGTCTCCAAG ATCCAGCTCTTCTCCGGCCCCGGCTTCCTGGGCGACCACATCTCCTTCGAGGAGGACCaggcctgtctgcctgcctccttCCAGCCGCAGTCCTGCCGTGTCCTCGGCGGCAG